GGCCGGTGATAAAAATCGCCGGCATTGTGGGAAGAACAGCGCAGGCGGCAAGAGAAGCGGAAACGGCTCTTTCCCACGGCTACCATGCCGGGCTTCTTTCTCTGTCCGCATTTGGTTCAGCCCCGATTTCTGAAATGATAGATCATGCGGAGGAGATTGCCCGTCTCATTCCCCTGTTCGGTTTTTACCTTCAGCCTTCGGTGGGCGGGAGAGTGCTTCCCCTGGAATTCTGGCGGAAATTTGTTCTTATCCCCAACGTGGTTGCCATCAAGATTGCGCCGTTCAACCGTTACCAGACATTCGATGTCATCCGCGCAGTGGCTGAAGAGGGCCTTGAGAACGATATCGCCCTTTATACGGGGAATGACGACCATATTATCACAGACCTCATCACCCCCTGGACTTTCACGGTGTCCGGAAACCGGAAAATCCTCAGAATCCGCGGAGGTCTTCTGGGTCAATGGGCGGTGGGAACGAAAAGGGCGGTGGAAATGCTTACCGAGATTCATGACCTCCTGGACACGGGAAGCGATATACATCCCGATATGCTCAAAAGGAACGTGGAGCTGACCGACGCCAATGCAGCTCTGTTCGATGCCGCCCACCAGTTCAGAGGGGTCATCCCCGGAGTGCACGAGGTGCTTCGCCGCAGCGGACTTCTGGAGGGTATATGGACATTGAATCCGGATGAGGGTTTGTCAGAGGGACAGTTTGATGAGATAGAACGTGTACTACATACCTATCCCCATCTTTTCGATGACACGTTCATAGAAGAAAATCGAGACTCGTGGCTTACGTAAAAGAATGAAGGTATCAGGGCTGCTGGTTTCGAATACATTTCTTATCCCGATATTTATTATATTAAAACTATGTTTTTCCGCGAAATCCGCGGCAAATAATTTTATGAGGTATCACCATGAATCGCCGGAGTTATCTTCAAGGCTTTGGAGCGGCCGGTATTTCTGCGGCGGCAGCGCTCGCCTCCCCGATTGAAGCCTCTGTCACAATGTCACGGATTCTTGCTTCACAATTTTCGTACCCGATTAAGACATTCGCTCCTGAAACGATCATCAAGGTTGGAATGATCGGCATCGATGGGCATACGGAGACCATACTCGGCGATCTTCCCCGTATGAAGAATGTGCAACTTACCACCTATGCCTGCTATGGGGCGCCGAAGCCTCCCCTGCCGAAGGGGGTGAGAATCTATGACCGCTACGAAGAGATGCTGGAAAAGGAAGAATTGGATGTTGTCGGGATATGTCTTCCCTATTCGTTGAATGCGGGCGCTTCCATCGCCGCCGCGAAAAAGAAACTCCATATAGTCACCGAAAAACCGGTCGCCACCACCATCGAAGACTTCGAAGCTCTTCTCAAAGCTGTAATTTCAAACCGGGTCCGTTTAACCGCTCTCCTGAATATGCGGCTGGAGCCGACCTTCCTGGCTGTTAAGGAAGCGGTCGCAGCCGGTAAAATCGGCGAGCCGATTCTGGTCACCGCCCAGAAATCATACAAATTCGGTCAGAACCGTCCGGATTTCTATAAAAAGAAAGAGACCTACGGCGGAACAATACCCTGGGTGGGCATCCACGCCCTGGATTACATTCATTTCACCACGGAATTGCATTACACCGAAGTCATGGCGTTCCATGGCAACAAGGATCACCCGGAGTACCCCGGCTTTGAAGATTATGCCGGTATCCTCCTCCGGTTGAGCAACGGCGGAACAGCCATGGTGAACATCGATTACCTTCGGCCTGAAACCGCTCCCACTCACGGAGATGACCGTCTCAGGATTATCGGCGCAGAAGGGGTAATCGAAATCAAAGATCTTGGCGCGCGAGTGGAATTGATTACTTCATCGAAGCCTTCACAGGACATTCCTCTTCCGGATAGAAAGCCATTCTTTGCAGATTTTATATCGGAGCTGAGAGGTGAAGGCAGGCATGTTTTGAAACCGGAAGAACCGTTCGAGATGACCAGA
The sequence above is a segment of the Candidatus Latescibacter sp. genome. Coding sequences within it:
- a CDS encoding dihydrodipicolinate synthase family protein — its product is MSYPMPPESILSLIRRGTVIPASPLALNSRREFDPCRQTALMRYYCQAGAGGVAVGVHTTQFAIRNPEVDLFETVLQTCAQALDEYTRQSGRPVIKIAGIVGRTAQAAREAETALSHGYHAGLLSLSAFGSAPISEMIDHAEEIARLIPLFGFYLQPSVGGRVLPLEFWRKFVLIPNVVAIKIAPFNRYQTFDVIRAVAEEGLENDIALYTGNDDHIITDLITPWTFTVSGNRKILRIRGGLLGQWAVGTKRAVEMLTEIHDLLDTGSDIHPDMLKRNVELTDANAALFDAAHQFRGVIPGVHEVLRRSGLLEGIWTLNPDEGLSEGQFDEIERVLHTYPHLFDDTFIEENRDSWLT
- a CDS encoding Gfo/Idh/MocA family oxidoreductase, with translation MNRRSYLQGFGAAGISAAAALASPIEASVTMSRILASQFSYPIKTFAPETIIKVGMIGIDGHTETILGDLPRMKNVQLTTYACYGAPKPPLPKGVRIYDRYEEMLEKEELDVVGICLPYSLNAGASIAAAKKKLHIVTEKPVATTIEDFEALLKAVISNRVRLTALLNMRLEPTFLAVKEAVAAGKIGEPILVTAQKSYKFGQNRPDFYKKKETYGGTIPWVGIHALDYIHFTTELHYTEVMAFHGNKDHPEYPGFEDYAGILLRLSNGGTAMVNIDYLRPETAPTHGDDRLRIIGAEGVIEIKDLGARVELITSSKPSQDIPLPDRKPFFADFISELRGEGRHVLKPEEPFEMTRVALLAYRSAEKNIPVRL